The Vibrio splendidus genome has a window encoding:
- a CDS encoding tetratricopeptide repeat protein — MDKNQYLLETELEQLKTRVDSEPSVILEIAQQCLVRSEQVLFEEGAIQSLMLMARCSWNLMDYQKGLKYIKETYKRQNRLDTDLFLPEILHLHALQYWGQAKYYSAQQFWINALEQSALVDEVEIQIECLIGLGNIWRMTHEYKLARSTHQLAVKVANNSRIGWLEGKARILLAWDYYLLNNYVEMLSVLDGAEEALKEHKDNTWHAEVWDFRGLALLGLERLDDAERATAKAHNLAVEHNLVWMKAHSYISRARLELLRKRPEHAAELLKLAEHSANEFDNGELLSQICYQQSLVAEENQDFKAALVAFKKYRQYSIGMLKEQTNRVGLDKARSSKRQLEQRARKLINRIRGQHEYDPEKHLSYVVSETFWWEKLVLFKTELKRSNHSIIMFHHVDTDYLDVCTEIAHTLCNQNDFIARLSSERVAMMLSEKGEAAEQTFQTLSTMLEIYPWHRKGLKGSRPTVSLNDILTFPFTLEQLEEDDAEVIE, encoded by the coding sequence TTGGACAAAAATCAGTACCTTCTTGAAACAGAACTAGAACAACTCAAAACTCGTGTCGACTCTGAGCCATCGGTGATCCTAGAGATTGCCCAACAGTGCCTAGTCCGATCGGAGCAAGTTCTGTTTGAAGAGGGTGCTATCCAGTCGTTAATGTTAATGGCAAGGTGTAGCTGGAACCTGATGGATTACCAAAAAGGTTTGAAGTACATCAAGGAAACCTACAAGCGCCAGAACCGATTAGATACCGACCTTTTCCTCCCTGAAATCCTCCATTTACACGCGCTCCAGTACTGGGGACAAGCCAAGTACTATTCCGCCCAACAGTTCTGGATCAATGCCTTAGAGCAGTCTGCACTGGTTGATGAAGTCGAGATTCAAATTGAATGTCTCATTGGGCTTGGCAACATTTGGCGAATGACTCATGAATATAAGCTTGCACGTTCTACCCATCAACTTGCCGTTAAAGTGGCTAACAACAGCCGCATTGGTTGGCTAGAGGGCAAAGCAAGAATACTGCTCGCTTGGGATTACTACCTGCTTAACAACTATGTCGAAATGCTGTCGGTACTCGACGGTGCAGAAGAAGCGTTAAAAGAGCATAAAGATAACACTTGGCATGCCGAAGTATGGGACTTTCGAGGCCTTGCTCTGCTTGGGCTTGAACGTCTAGATGATGCAGAGCGCGCGACAGCCAAAGCGCACAATCTAGCCGTAGAACACAACCTCGTTTGGATGAAAGCGCACTCTTACATCAGTCGAGCTCGATTGGAGCTCCTGAGAAAAAGACCAGAACATGCGGCAGAATTGCTGAAACTCGCTGAACACTCTGCAAATGAATTCGATAATGGTGAGTTGCTTAGCCAGATTTGTTACCAACAATCCTTGGTTGCAGAAGAAAACCAAGATTTCAAAGCTGCGTTGGTCGCCTTTAAAAAGTACCGTCAATATTCCATCGGTATGCTTAAAGAGCAAACTAATCGTGTCGGTTTAGACAAAGCGCGCAGTTCCAAGCGTCAGCTTGAACAGAGAGCACGAAAACTGATTAACCGTATTCGTGGCCAGCATGAGTACGATCCTGAAAAGCACCTCTCTTATGTCGTCTCTGAAACCTTTTGGTGGGAGAAGCTGGTCCTATTTAAGACAGAACTTAAACGTTCGAACCACAGCATCATTATGTTCCATCATGTCGATACCGATTACTTAGATGTCTGTACCGAGATTGCTCATACCTTGTGTAATCAAAACGACTTCATCGCTAGGCTGAGTTCAGAGCGTGTTGCTATGATGCTTTCAGAGAAAGGCGAAGCCGCAGAACAAACCTTCCAAACTCTCAGCACCATGCTAGAAATATATCCATGGCATAGAAAAGGATTAAAAGGTTCGAGACCTACCGTCAGCCTCAATGATATTTTGACGTTCCCGTTCACTCTTGAACAATTAGAAGAAGACGATGCTGAGGTAATAGAATAA
- a CDS encoding GGDEF domain-containing protein, with protein sequence METLLRKITDAGLDPSSVSGEEAIIFWNHIRQHVSTTQTEQAHCYIISSEYRAELQQNQTSIEELRFALDLLHLPVDIEDILTVKTSLSDRLVEIGDYTSALNEFVSSSTIAVEHGHIDEYVLAILGMGNLCDAYGDHNRALRYYQKISSIDHAISSRSLRLKFKLHMVASLLLLNRITAASDLLNECEELSILVSDKLLTAQILLYQAKVLRAKKKYHEALRCLSKVQYPANSTQASWLATMTRLELAHCLSATGKQDYASMILSNTDKRVKAYSSPVLAKRFYDSLSDVCMNQGRFQEALSYEKKGYRIETDLMKQIPISELGASQLRRLSRFELQLKLILSEQENRELKETTEQHKNTVAQLQQDVFTDPLTGLHNRRWLDVKLKDLLLHEAPFALMVVDIDHFKSINDELSHLVGDKAIVSVSQELRSYFKFRGASCVRFGGEEFLVILENTDLAKAEMHSENYRERIFQFGWHEILGERGLTVSIGITLHRDGENTQRTFYRADKALYRAKANGRNQVCTE encoded by the coding sequence ATGGAAACCCTACTACGCAAGATCACAGATGCTGGTTTAGACCCTTCATCGGTATCGGGTGAAGAAGCGATCATATTCTGGAACCACATTCGCCAGCACGTTTCGACCACGCAAACTGAGCAAGCGCACTGCTATATCATCAGCTCTGAGTACCGTGCCGAGTTACAACAAAATCAAACCAGTATCGAAGAACTCAGGTTTGCACTCGACCTACTCCACCTTCCTGTAGATATCGAAGACATTCTCACAGTAAAGACCAGCCTAAGCGACCGCTTAGTTGAAATTGGTGATTACACATCGGCACTGAATGAATTCGTCAGCTCATCGACAATTGCGGTTGAACACGGCCATATCGATGAATATGTATTGGCTATCTTAGGCATGGGCAACCTGTGTGATGCCTATGGTGATCACAACAGAGCTCTTCGCTATTACCAAAAAATCAGCAGTATAGACCACGCGATAAGCAGTCGCTCACTTCGCCTCAAATTCAAGCTGCATATGGTAGCAAGCCTACTTCTGCTCAACCGCATTACCGCGGCCAGCGATTTACTGAATGAGTGCGAAGAATTAAGTATTCTAGTGAGTGACAAGTTGCTCACAGCTCAAATATTGCTCTACCAAGCGAAAGTGCTTCGTGCTAAGAAAAAATACCATGAAGCCTTACGTTGCCTTTCAAAAGTTCAATACCCAGCCAACAGCACTCAAGCAAGCTGGCTCGCAACCATGACTCGTCTCGAGTTAGCACATTGCCTAAGTGCAACCGGAAAGCAAGACTATGCGAGCATGATTTTGTCGAACACAGACAAACGTGTAAAAGCCTACTCATCGCCAGTGCTTGCAAAGCGTTTCTATGACTCTTTGAGTGACGTATGTATGAATCAGGGCCGTTTTCAAGAAGCTCTGAGCTATGAGAAAAAAGGTTACCGAATTGAAACGGATCTGATGAAGCAGATCCCGATCAGCGAACTCGGTGCAAGCCAACTACGCCGCCTATCGCGTTTTGAGTTACAACTAAAACTCATTCTCTCTGAACAAGAAAATAGAGAACTCAAAGAGACGACTGAACAGCACAAGAATACAGTTGCTCAACTACAACAAGATGTTTTCACCGACCCACTGACCGGGTTACACAACCGTCGATGGTTAGATGTAAAACTAAAAGACCTGTTGCTTCACGAAGCACCTTTCGCCTTGATGGTTGTTGATATCGACCACTTTAAGTCTATCAATGATGAACTAAGCCACTTAGTGGGTGATAAAGCGATTGTCAGCGTTTCTCAAGAGCTGCGCTCATACTTTAAGTTTAGAGGCGCGTCATGTGTCAGATTTGGTGGAGAAGAGTTCCTCGTCATCCTTGAAAACACTGACCTTGCGAAAGCAGAAATGCACTCTGAAAATTATCGAGAGCGTATCTTCCAATTCGGATGGCATGAAATACTCGGAGAGCGCGGTTTAACCGTGAGTATCGGTATCACTTTACATCGCGACGGAGAAAATACTCAGCGTACCTTCTACCGTGCCGATAAAGCGCTATACCGAGCTAAAGCCAATGGCCGTAATCAAGTGTGTACAGAGTAG
- a CDS encoding DMT family transporter encodes MYIGELAAIGAAIVWACATWIYGQFGHRFSAMQLNIVKGVVASGMMLLVMPLIPMPEFELSTNHFLILAISGVIGIAIGDSAYFAALKRIGANKTLLLESLAPPLSGVLALMFLGAVLTVQSWLGVVITTLAVTFVVFQPSKSASGESNDKAQWGGIGYGLVASVCQASGVVISHYALVAGDIPPLLGALIRLTIGVFAVMLIIPFVEKKPYSSIKRDLWEMTKLDKLWLLGAIFVGTFLALWLQQVALKNANPAIAQTLIATSPVFILVIYAIKGEKVSKQSVIGTLAALAGISLFFYQ; translated from the coding sequence ATGTATATAGGTGAATTGGCGGCTATTGGTGCTGCGATTGTGTGGGCGTGTGCGACATGGATTTATGGGCAATTTGGACATCGCTTCTCTGCGATGCAATTGAACATTGTTAAGGGTGTAGTCGCTTCTGGCATGATGCTGTTAGTCATGCCGTTAATACCGATGCCTGAATTTGAATTGAGTACCAACCATTTTCTGATATTGGCAATTTCAGGTGTGATTGGCATTGCGATTGGAGATAGCGCCTATTTTGCGGCATTGAAAAGAATCGGTGCCAATAAGACGCTGTTACTGGAATCTTTAGCACCGCCTCTTTCTGGCGTGCTGGCACTCATGTTTCTTGGTGCTGTATTGACAGTACAAAGTTGGCTCGGTGTCGTGATTACAACACTAGCGGTGACCTTCGTTGTCTTCCAGCCATCAAAATCGGCGAGCGGTGAATCGAATGATAAAGCGCAGTGGGGTGGCATTGGTTATGGGCTTGTGGCGAGTGTTTGTCAGGCATCCGGTGTGGTGATTTCTCATTACGCGTTAGTGGCGGGTGATATCCCACCATTATTAGGTGCACTGATTCGTCTCACGATAGGTGTGTTTGCAGTAATGCTGATTATCCCTTTTGTTGAAAAGAAGCCGTATTCATCGATAAAAAGAGATTTATGGGAAATGACCAAGCTCGATAAACTTTGGTTATTAGGGGCAATCTTTGTCGGAACCTTTTTGGCTTTGTGGCTTCAGCAAGTGGCATTGAAGAATGCGAACCCTGCGATTGCACAAACATTGATAGCGACCAGTCCGGTCTTTATTTTGGTGATTTATGCGATTAAAGGGGAGAAGGTGTCAAAGCAAAGCGTCATCGGGACGCTTGCTGCCCTTGCTGGAATATCTCTGTTCTTTTATCAATAA
- a CDS encoding DUF3302 domain-containing protein, with protein sequence MFLDYFALGLLIFVALVIFYGIIVIHDIPYEIAKERNHPHQDAIHVSGWVSLFTLHTIWPFLWIWATLWRKDRGWGFEKLEEEQHDIHHRVDVLIDQVSTLQEEIAQLKQANTKQSSTEKESNNVQDQEVK encoded by the coding sequence ATGTTTTTAGACTACTTTGCACTCGGCTTACTCATTTTCGTTGCTCTAGTCATCTTTTACGGCATCATCGTTATTCACGATATCCCTTATGAAATAGCCAAAGAACGTAATCATCCTCACCAAGACGCAATTCACGTCTCAGGCTGGGTTAGCCTATTCACTTTGCACACAATTTGGCCCTTTCTATGGATTTGGGCAACATTATGGCGCAAAGACCGAGGCTGGGGCTTCGAAAAACTCGAAGAAGAGCAGCACGATATTCATCACCGAGTGGATGTTTTAATCGATCAAGTTAGCACCCTTCAAGAAGAGATCGCACAGCTCAAACAAGCAAATACTAAACAAAGCAGCACAGAAAAAGAGTCAAACAACGTTCAAGATCAGGAGGTTAAGTAA
- a CDS encoding HlyD family secretion protein yields the protein MDLLLIMTYAALCITIFKVFNIPLNKWTVPTAVLGGVVIVGTLILLMNYNHPFTQLGNQVYSTTPIVSGVRGKVIEVPVEANSPLKKGDILFKIDPIPFEAEVAKLEAKVKEASQGALGLESQVAEAEAAKIKAIAERDKAQREFSRYKRGFESGAFTEQQLDTRRQAYKASEAAVKVAEASQQQAQIALNSEIGGENTAVAGLLADLRKAQFNLDQTVVRAPTDGYVTQLALRPGVMAVPLPLAPVMTFVHTEEKYYIAAFRQNSLQRLHPGFEAEFLFRALPGKIFKGRIDEIIPAIGESQIQARGTLIGTNALRTNGRVFAKMTITDDLSDYHLPMGTAVEVAVYSDSFTHVSIMRKVLIRMKSWQNYLYLDH from the coding sequence ATGGATTTACTACTGATAATGACCTACGCGGCACTTTGTATCACTATTTTCAAAGTATTTAATATCCCACTAAACAAATGGACAGTGCCTACCGCAGTGCTCGGTGGTGTGGTCATCGTAGGAACATTGATCCTATTAATGAACTACAACCATCCTTTCACACAACTTGGCAACCAAGTTTACTCAACGACTCCAATTGTTTCAGGCGTTAGAGGTAAAGTCATTGAGGTTCCTGTTGAGGCGAATTCTCCTTTAAAGAAAGGAGACATCCTCTTTAAAATTGACCCTATCCCTTTTGAAGCAGAAGTCGCTAAGCTCGAAGCGAAAGTAAAAGAAGCAAGCCAAGGAGCACTTGGGCTTGAATCTCAAGTTGCTGAAGCTGAAGCTGCTAAAATCAAAGCGATTGCAGAAAGAGACAAAGCGCAACGCGAGTTTTCTCGTTATAAGCGTGGCTTTGAAAGTGGTGCGTTCACCGAACAACAATTGGATACTCGTAGACAAGCTTACAAGGCATCGGAAGCTGCAGTAAAAGTAGCAGAAGCAAGTCAACAACAAGCTCAGATTGCTCTAAATTCTGAAATTGGTGGCGAGAACACCGCAGTGGCAGGATTACTTGCAGACTTACGTAAGGCTCAATTCAACCTTGACCAAACGGTCGTGAGAGCACCAACGGATGGATATGTTACACAACTAGCACTGCGTCCAGGCGTAATGGCTGTACCGCTGCCTCTTGCTCCTGTCATGACATTTGTCCATACGGAAGAAAAATACTACATCGCAGCATTCAGACAAAACTCATTGCAACGACTGCATCCTGGTTTCGAAGCTGAATTTTTATTCAGAGCACTACCAGGCAAGATTTTCAAAGGACGCATTGATGAAATAATCCCAGCTATTGGTGAGAGTCAAATTCAAGCGCGCGGGACACTTATTGGTACCAATGCACTTCGTACTAATGGACGTGTATTTGCTAAAATGACCATCACTGATGACCTGTCTGACTACCATTTACCTATGGGTACCGCGGTTGAAGTTGCCGTTTATTCTGACAGCTTCACTCACGTGTCTATCATGCGTAAGGTCCTTATTCGCATGAAGAGCTGGCAAAACTATCTATATCTAGACCACTAA
- a CDS encoding ECF-type riboflavin transporter substrate-binding protein produces the protein MNFSAKTVVVIAIGAALYGIGGLPMFGVPVFANTTLKPAMAVLALFSVLFGPIVGFLVGFIGHWVTDLFAGWGVWLTWVLGSGIVGMVIGLFPMMTKNRLQQGELPMKDFVLFVILALAGNVVGYGCSAFLDTILYAEPFTKVFTQLSIIAAGNTVLIAVVGFLILKSVAKRNKQSRNLTEA, from the coding sequence ATGAACTTTTCAGCTAAAACAGTGGTCGTTATCGCCATTGGCGCGGCACTGTACGGCATTGGTGGTTTACCTATGTTTGGTGTCCCAGTGTTTGCGAACACGACATTGAAACCAGCGATGGCAGTCCTAGCACTATTTTCTGTTTTGTTCGGCCCAATTGTTGGCTTCTTGGTTGGCTTTATCGGTCACTGGGTAACGGATCTGTTCGCAGGCTGGGGCGTTTGGTTAACTTGGGTACTAGGCTCAGGTATCGTAGGTATGGTTATCGGCTTATTCCCTATGATGACTAAGAACCGTCTTCAACAAGGCGAACTGCCAATGAAAGATTTTGTATTGTTCGTGATACTGGCCCTTGCAGGTAACGTTGTAGGCTATGGCTGCTCTGCGTTCCTAGATACTATCTTATATGCAGAACCGTTTACTAAAGTCTTCACTCAACTGTCTATCATCGCAGCGGGTAACACCGTTCTGATCGCTGTTGTGGGCTTCCTGATCCTAAAATCAGTCGCTAAACGCAACAAACAAAGCCGCAACCTAACTGAGGCATAA
- a CDS encoding ABC transporter ATP-binding protein, with protein sequence MTITFSNFSFRYESLDKPTLKNINLRIEKGEKIVIIGPSGSGKSTLGQCLNGLIPHAIKGEVTGSLEINGKNISEFSMHDYTEQVGTVLQDTDSQFVGLSIGEDIAFALENQLMSNIDMYPLVKSTAKMVDLADMLERSPHDLSGGQKQRVSLAGILVDDVDILLFDEPLASLDPKTGKATIEIIDQLHKETNKTIVIIEHRLEDVLHRDIDRVILMERGEIVADMTPDEILASKLLDTHGIREPLYLSALKAAKAPLTCEDKLSNLKALDYKRFRPAVQAWFADRPDPAAEKQYQPLLEVHGLTYSYDGEKNALEDVSFKIGKGEFVSILGKNGSGKSTITKLIMGVIDADSGSSYLNGEDLSELSIFERSQKVGVVMQNPNHMISHHMIFDEIAFGLRNRNIAEDLITEKVENVLELCGLSKFRHWPIEALSYGQKKRVTIASILVLEPELLILDEPTAGQDYRNYTSMLAFIQKLNRDLGITVVIISHDMHLVLEYTTRSIVIADSKLIANAAMTEVFSQPSLLERANLCTTSIYELATMMKIDDTNAFMQYFIDYERSSL encoded by the coding sequence ATGACTATAACATTTTCGAACTTCTCTTTTAGATATGAGTCGCTGGATAAACCGACGCTAAAAAATATCAATCTAAGGATAGAGAAAGGAGAGAAAATCGTCATTATTGGACCAAGTGGCAGTGGTAAATCTACCCTAGGTCAATGTCTCAATGGCCTAATACCTCATGCAATTAAAGGTGAGGTAACTGGCTCTTTAGAGATCAACGGCAAGAATATCTCTGAATTTTCGATGCACGATTATACCGAACAAGTCGGCACAGTACTGCAAGATACTGACAGCCAGTTTGTGGGTTTGAGTATCGGTGAAGATATTGCTTTCGCACTCGAAAATCAGTTGATGTCGAACATTGACATGTACCCGTTAGTTAAGTCGACTGCAAAAATGGTTGACCTAGCGGACATGCTTGAGCGCTCTCCTCATGATCTATCTGGTGGTCAAAAACAGCGAGTATCGTTAGCGGGTATCTTAGTTGATGACGTTGATATCTTGCTGTTTGATGAGCCTCTGGCAAGCCTTGACCCTAAAACAGGTAAGGCAACGATTGAGATCATCGACCAACTGCATAAAGAAACCAACAAAACCATCGTTATTATCGAGCACCGCCTCGAGGATGTCCTACATCGTGATATCGATCGTGTGATCTTAATGGAGCGCGGTGAAATCGTCGCGGATATGACTCCCGATGAAATTTTAGCGTCTAAGTTACTTGATACACACGGTATTCGTGAGCCTCTTTACTTATCCGCGCTTAAAGCGGCGAAAGCCCCACTAACCTGCGAAGATAAGCTGTCAAACCTCAAAGCTTTGGATTACAAAAGGTTCCGCCCAGCAGTTCAAGCTTGGTTTGCTGACCGCCCTGACCCTGCTGCAGAAAAGCAGTATCAGCCTTTACTCGAAGTTCATGGTCTGACTTATTCTTACGATGGCGAGAAGAACGCACTCGAAGATGTGAGCTTCAAGATTGGCAAAGGCGAGTTTGTTTCGATTCTGGGCAAGAACGGCTCGGGTAAATCTACCATCACCAAACTCATCATGGGTGTGATCGATGCCGATTCAGGCTCTTCCTATCTAAATGGTGAAGACTTATCTGAGCTTTCTATCTTTGAAAGAAGCCAGAAAGTCGGTGTCGTGATGCAGAACCCAAATCATATGATCTCGCATCATATGATTTTTGACGAGATTGCTTTTGGTCTTCGTAACCGCAATATTGCAGAAGATCTGATCACAGAAAAAGTTGAGAACGTTCTTGAGCTGTGTGGGCTGAGTAAGTTCCGTCACTGGCCTATCGAAGCTTTAAGCTACGGTCAGAAAAAACGTGTAACCATCGCTTCTATCTTAGTGCTGGAACCTGAGCTTCTTATCTTGGATGAGCCGACAGCAGGTCAAGACTACCGTAACTACACATCCATGCTGGCATTCATCCAAAAGCTTAACCGTGATTTGGGTATTACTGTGGTGATCATCTCACACGACATGCATCTCGTTCTAGAGTACACCACACGTTCAATCGTAATCGCAGACAGCAAGCTTATTGCCAATGCCGCCATGACAGAAGTGTTTAGTCAGCCATCGCTTCTAGAACGTGCAAACCTCTGTACCACCAGTATTTATGAACTCGCGACTATGATGAAAATCGACGATACCAATGCGTTTATGCAGTACTTCATCGACTACGAGAGAAGTTCTCTATGA
- a CDS encoding energy-coupling factor transporter transmembrane component T family protein: protein MNASKVKFGINYIDTKSPLHALNGITKFALFLAWVTVVLTTFDLRLITLLIMTGLYLLKLTNVPIRVYKPLLLGTASVLSLNALFMFLLAPQQGTELIGSETLLLTLPGNYSLSQETLFYLVTVTLKYMSMFPIALIFVFTTHPTEFAASLNRIGVPYKIAYAVSLTLRYLPEVKKDFINIMHAQQARGVELSKKAPLITRIKNVAKVLGPLIFSSLDRADEISNAMTLRGFGRHKARTWYSYAPLKRIDFVCLSVIAFIVVLAIAKRILEPELFWYPF, encoded by the coding sequence ATGAACGCATCAAAAGTAAAATTCGGCATCAACTACATTGATACCAAATCCCCCCTGCACGCATTGAATGGCATCACGAAATTTGCACTCTTCTTAGCTTGGGTAACCGTGGTATTGACTACGTTTGACCTGAGATTGATTACGCTGCTTATTATGACTGGTTTATACCTATTAAAGCTCACCAATGTGCCTATACGCGTGTATAAGCCTTTGTTATTAGGTACGGCGAGTGTCTTAAGTCTAAATGCTTTATTCATGTTCCTGCTTGCTCCGCAGCAAGGCACTGAGCTCATCGGTAGCGAAACTTTATTACTGACATTGCCGGGTAACTACTCGTTGAGCCAAGAGACTCTGTTTTACTTAGTCACGGTCACGCTCAAGTACATGAGTATGTTCCCGATAGCGTTAATATTCGTATTCACTACGCACCCGACTGAGTTTGCCGCGAGCCTCAACCGTATCGGCGTTCCGTACAAGATCGCCTATGCGGTAAGCTTAACGCTGCGTTACTTGCCAGAAGTTAAGAAGGACTTCATCAATATCATGCATGCTCAGCAAGCTCGTGGTGTAGAACTCTCGAAGAAAGCGCCCCTAATAACTCGAATCAAAAACGTGGCTAAGGTTCTAGGGCCGCTCATTTTCTCTAGCTTGGACCGCGCAGACGAGATTTCAAATGCAATGACGCTTCGAGGCTTTGGCCGACACAAGGCACGTACCTGGTATAGCTATGCGCCTTTGAAACGTATCGATTTTGTTTGTTTGAGTGTCATTGCTTTTATTGTGGTGTTGGCCATAGCGAAACGCATTCTTGAACCTGAATTGTTTTGGTATCCATTCTAA
- a CDS encoding TetR/AcrR family transcriptional regulator → MARITQVQKLENQKHYDEIVLNLFLAEGHEALTYARIAQEIGISLTTLQGYYPSTRAIRSALHQHMLSIVIENLEFSSEEVFIQSWQNALDNDQFRFVIKLMFFHASQVKSPEQFNISSDGQFREIMFNSFGLDSVRILETVVGRSMFYLTNFKQH, encoded by the coding sequence ATGGCTCGAATTACTCAAGTACAGAAACTAGAAAATCAAAAGCACTACGATGAGATCGTACTAAACCTTTTTCTGGCTGAAGGACATGAAGCACTAACTTATGCAAGGATTGCTCAAGAAATTGGCATTAGTTTGACGACGCTTCAGGGCTATTATCCATCGACCCGCGCTATCCGATCAGCGTTACACCAACACATGCTATCAATTGTTATAGAGAATCTAGAGTTCTCATCGGAAGAAGTATTCATTCAATCTTGGCAAAACGCTCTAGATAATGATCAATTTCGATTCGTGATCAAATTGATGTTTTTCCATGCCTCCCAGGTCAAGAGCCCTGAACAGTTTAACATCAGTTCAGATGGTCAATTCCGCGAGATAATGTTTAATAGCTTTGGGCTTGATTCCGTTCGAATCCTTGAGACTGTCGTAGGACGTTCAATGTTCTATCTCACGAACTTCAAGCAGCATTAA